The genomic stretch TATTAATGGCAGAGGTTAGCCCCCGCCTTTACTGGTTGTTCCAGTCTCTCATTGCCTTTATCCCCTATCTGTTTCTAGGTCTTTTTTCAGGCGCATTTATTTTAACGGCGGGCGCTTTTCTAGCCCGGATTTTGTTTGTAGACTGGTTGCGACCGGTTGAAGAGCTTTGCCTGTTAACGCTCAAGGCGCAAGCTAACCCAATCCTCGATAGCGTTATGACGGCTGTAACCCGGCTAGCTCAGGGCGAGATTACCATCCCTGTGCTGATCGTGGTTGGTGGAATTTTGGTTTACCGCGACCGGGCGATCGCGGCCCTAGTTCTGGCCATTGGGTTGGGCGGGTCGTGGTTACTGAATGGGATTTTTAAATCTTTCTTCCGCCGGGAAAGGCCCGACCTGTGGTCTTCCTCTAAACGCCCGATGGACTACAGCTACCCCAGCGGCCACGCCATGAGCGCGATTTCGTTTTACGGTCTTTTGGCCGCTGCTCTAACCTCTCTCAACATTCCGCTAGAGATTACGGCTACGTTAGCTCTGATTTTGACCCTGGGGGTGGGGTTTAGCCGGGTATATTTGGGTGTGCATTGGCCAACCGATGTGTTGAGCGGCTGGGTTGCTGGCGGTATCTGGCTCGGGGTTTGCCTGCTAGGGCTAGTGCGAATTGGCGGCCTTTGAGGGCGTAAGTCTTTCGGTGAAGTCCTTAAAAATCAAGGGCTTCAGAACTAGGAGTTTGAGGCTCAAAGTCTTGAGGCTCAGAGTCTTGAGGGTGCTGGATGAAATCAAAAATGCTATTTTTCTCAGCAGCACTGTTTTGTTCAGTGAATGTGACCGCTAGCTCAGGTGTGGGCACATAGATCCAGAGGGCTTTAGGAACAACCTCAACGACGACCGGCGTTGTGCCGATACATTCCCCATCGGCATGAACATCTAGCGCTGGGTACGCTCTCACTTCAATCGTAGAGGCCTGATGCATTTTGAGCCGTTCATGGGGTAGCTGTTTGCCCCGCATAGCCGCAAAAAACTGGCGGAAATGATCCCACTTAGAGGGCTTGTTGATATAGATAAGGTCAAGCTTGCCGTCATTCATTTTGGCCTCGGGTGCTAGAGCAAACTCGACACCATAGCGAGGGCTGTTGCAGACATTGACTTGTAAGGTGCTCAGCCGCGCCCTTTTGCCATCAAAGCGCAAGGCCAAACGGTGTGGCTTAAACTGCAAGAAGGTTTTGAAGCCAGCAAAAAAGCTTTTAATAGCTGCCCAATAGTTGCTCTTAATGCCTTCCTTGACGTCATCTCCACAGGGAAAAAGTGAGGCTTCTAAGCCTATGCCCACTACTTCCATAAAATAGTGGTTATTGGCTTTGCCTAGGTCAAATTGGCTGCGCTTTCCCTCTGTGAGAACTTGCACAGCCTGTGCCATATCCGTCGGAATATTTAGGCTGGCCGCAATATTATTGCGCGTGCCAAGGGGAATAATGCCCAATGTCGTTTGAGTATGCACCAATCCCCGAGCGACAGCTTCAATTGTGCCGTCGCCCCCGGCGACAACCACCAGCTTTGCTCCCGATTTTGCGGCTGCGGCCGCTAACCCTTGGCCATTTTCCTCGGCTGTTGTAGGGCAGATTTCGGCGTGGATGCCCTGGCTGTGTAAAGCGTTGGTAAGATCGGGCACTAGCTGAGAGTTTTCACTTGGCCCAGAGGTGGGGTTGACGATCAGTACGGTATTCATCTCTGGAGTCTCCCAATTAGATTTCACAGAGCTATACAGCGGTGTGGAGCGAGTGACATTGGCAAAGAGCTCAGGCTGCTGTCGTTTGCGATCGCCCTATCCTTTACTAGGCTAGGTTGAAATCCTCCCTATGAACATGAGAGTGACGGGTACCTTCAGCTTAAATAGCGCGTGCTCCACTGCATCCATCATGACAGGCGTGCCCAGGTGACGTATTGGCAGCTGCACCAGTGGCGAGGAACATGGTACCGGGGTAGGTCTTTATTCACATAGCCAGTTTCGTCTTTCCGACCGTCGTGACGTGCAGCACGTAGACCATGGTGAGAGCGATCTGGTCTTGGGTTCGGATTTCAGGGTGGGTACCGCTCACCAGCAGTAGGTCAACGTTATGAACAGAGGCTTAAGCTCCAAAGGGGTTGGTGGGCAGGCCGGGCACAGGGGCTGCGATCGCAAACAAATCCCCCGAATAAAACCCCTGCTGAATCTCCTTTTGGCTCAGCCCTACGGAGGCGGTAGTGACGTAGAGGGTCTGTCGGTTAGGGCCGCCAAAGGTGGGGCAAGTGGGGCGCTGCACGGGCAGTTTCACCCGGCCCAAGGATTCTCCAGAGGGGCTAAAGCAGGCCACGCAGCTGCCATTCCAAAGCGCCGTCCAGATATTGCCGTCGTTGTCGATCGCTAGGCCGTCGGGTTCGATGAATTCATCTTCTTTGCCCAGGTCAATGGCAACGGTGCGATCGCTAATTTCCCCCGTTGCCCCATCGAATCTGTAGGCAAAAATTTTGCGCTGGGGTGAGTCAGTCAAATAAAAGGTATGGCCGTCGGGGCTCCAGCCCAGCCCGTTGGAGATCGTCAGTTCGGTTTCCATGGTGCGCACTGAGCCATCGGGGTCGTAGCGGTAGAGGGCCGCATGGCCAGGATAGTCTGGGCTCATAGAGCCAATCCAAAAGCGGCCCTGGGGGTCGCACTTGCCGTCGTTAAAGCGGGTGCCCGGGGCATCAAACTCAAAGGTGTGGAGGGTTTCGACCTCACCCGAGGTGAGATCGAGCTGGGTGATGCGATCGCCCATGGCCACCAGCAGCCTCTCGCCTGCCATCAAGGCTATGGCGCTGCCCATATCGCCCACATCCCAGTGGCAGTCGTCGCCGCTGCTGGGCTCAAACACATGGACGCGGTGGTTGAGAATATCGACCCAGTAGAGCACCTGCTTGTCGCCATCCCACAGAGGGCCTTCTCCCAGGCGAGCGCGGGCATGGAGCACGTTTTGGGCCGATAGCTTAGGCAGGGTCGCAGCGGTCATGGGGGCACCGGGGTTACTTACAGAAGCGTCGCACAGCGTGGCTGGGCACATCCCTATCTAAAGACAGAGGGTGTAGGGTTCAAGGTATAAGGCACTTCTTAAACCCTACACCTTATACCCTGAAACCCCTACAGCCCCGCCGCCTGACGAATTTCCTCGGTTGCTTCGATCTGCTCCTGGCTAAACCCGGCTTGTTCTAAGTGGTCTAGGTAGTCGCGGCTTGTGTAGCGACTGTCGATCGCTAATGCCTGACGGTAGTTGGCGATCGCCTCAGCATTGTTCTCGGCTGACCAGTGGGCCAACGCCAGCGCTACCCAGGGGTGGGGGTTGCCCGGCTCTAGCTCGGTGGCGGTTTGGGCTTCAGCTACGGCCTGCTCGACCTGTCCTAACCGCTGGTAGGCCAAGCTGAGGTTATAGTGGGCGATTTCATTGCGGGGCTCAAGTTCGGCGGCGCGGGTGTGGGTCTCTACCGCCGCCTCTAGCTGCCCATCCACCAGATAGACAATGCCTAGGGCGTTGAGGGCGGGCACGTGCTCTGGGCTATAGCTCAGGGCGGTTTGTAGTGCCGAAACGGCGGGGGCCGCAAACCCGGCGAGGTGCTGAGTCCAGCCCAGCAAGACTTGGCCTTCGGGGTTGCGGGGGTCGAGGGCGGCGGCAATCTTGAGGGTGGCGATCGCCCGCTCCATATCTCCCTGCTGCCGAAAGGCTAGCCCCTCCTGGCGGTAGCGAGCCGCTGTCGCCACATCCACCAGGAAGGTCGGCAACGCCAGATTGTCCAGCGCCTCGGTCGAAAGTATAGCGGACTGCCACGGCACCGCCGTCTCCCGCTGGCAGCCCGCCAGAACTAAAGCCGTGCAGAGTATCCAACCAGAGACTTTTCCCATAGACCGTGTTTGCTGGATTTGTTGAGGGGCTTGGGTTAATACTCTATAGGCTCCTGCCCCAAACCGTTCTACTCCCCATCTGCTCACCACTACTCTGGTTCTTATTCGATGTATTCCATGCAGCACGCCAGCCCCGCATCCCTGCTGTAGCGTAGCCTTGGGTTGCCCATAATCCATCAGGGTGAAAGCCCAACAGCGGCTTCCTGGAACTGGCCCTAGCAATTGGCCTTTTCCCCAGAGAGTTCTCCCTGAACTTTTTGGGGTTACCGTTTCATGGCATACCAGTGCCGGCTCTGCGATCGCCTATAAATAACTCCCTCAAGCAGCCCCAGATGGTGGATGCAGCCCAGCCAGCCGTTAGCGCTTACCTTTTGCTCTAGAATTTGGTCACGGCGGTTACCCTCCCGACAGCTCGGCTCTTAGTTCATTTCCCTCAACGGCACCTTATGGCTACTGGATATCTCGCACTCGTACTCCATGCCCACCTGCCCTATGTGCGTCACCCCGAGAGTGACTACGTGCTGGAGGAAGAGTGGCTCTACGAGGCAATTATCGAGACCTACGTGCCTCTGCTCACCATGTTTGAGGGGCTAAAGCGCGACGGTATCGACTTCAAGCTCACCATGAGCATGACGCCGCCCTTGATTTCCATGCTGCGCGATCCGCTGCTGCAAGAGCGCTTCGACGCCCACCTGGCCATGCTCGAAGAACTCACCGAGCTGGAGGTTGAGCGCCACGTCCACAACGGACACCTGCAATATTTAGCTGAAACCTACGCTAAAGAGTTCAACCACGTCCGCAACGTGTGGGAGAGCTACAGCGGCGACCTGGTCACCGCCTTTAAGCAGTACCAAGACAGCAACAACCTCGACATCATCACCTGCGGGGCCACCCATGGCTACCTGCCGCTGATGAAAATGTATCCCGAAGCGGTGTGGGCGCAAATTCAGGTTGCCGCTGAGCACTACGAAGACACCTTTGGTCAGCCTCCAAAGGGCATCTGGCTACCCGAGTGCGCTTACTACGAGGGTCTCGAGCGCATGGTCGCCGACGCTGGCCTGCGCTACTTCTTAACGGATGGCCACGGCATTCTCTACGCTCGACCCCGGCCCCGATTTGGCAGCTACTCCCCCATCTTCACCGAGAGCGGCGTCGCCGCCTTTGGCCGCGACCACGAGTCGTCGCAGCAGGTGTGGTCATCTCAAGTGGGCTACCCCGGCGCGCCCGAGTACCGCGAGTTCTACCGCGACCTGGGCTGGGATGCCGAATACGAATACATCAAGCCCTACATCATGCCCAACGGTCAGCGCAAGAATGTGGGCATCAAATATCACAAGATCACCGGCAAGGGCTTGGGCCTCTCCGACAAGCAGCTCTATGACCCCTACTGGGCCAAAGAAAAAGCCGCCGAGCACGCCGCTAATTTTATGTACAACCGCGAGAAGCAGATTGGCCACCTCCACGGCCTGATGCAGCGCCCGCCAATTATTGTGTCGCCCTACGACGCCGAGCTGTTTGGTCACTGGTGGTATGAAGGCCCCTGGTTCCTCGACTACCTGTTCCGCAAGAGCTGGTTTGACCAAAGCACCTACGAAATGACTCACCTGACCGACTATTTGCAAGGTCACCCCACCCAGCAGGTGTGTCGCCCCTCCCAGTCGAGCTGGGGCTACAAGGGTTTCCACGAATACTGGCTGAACGAGACCAACTCCTGGATTTACCCCCATCTGCACAAAGCTGCCGAGCGCATGATCGACCTGGCCAAGCGCGAACCTGCCGACGAGTTAGAGTGGCGCGCCCTCAACCAGGCGGCGCGGGAACTGCTGCTGGCGCAGTCGTCTGACTGGGCTTTCATTATGCGTACGGGGACGATGGTGCCTTATGCGGTGCGGCGGACCAGGTCGCACCTGATGCGTTTCCAAAAGCTGTGGGATGACATTCTGCGCGAAAAAATTGACTCCGGCTGGCTAGAAAAGATTGAGATAGTAGACAACATCTTCCCCAACATCAACTACCGCGTCTATCGCCCGCTGTAGTGGGGCTGAGTATTGGTAGAAGGGCTGTCCTAAGCGGACAGCCGAGACGGCTATCCTACAAAACTAGGCACAATCCCTGCGATCGCAACTGGGTACTCTAAACACGACAAAATTCTGTCGCTAGAGCATACCTATGGTGTCTTGCATGGTCGTCATCCCTGGAAAAACGGTGCGGATTTCTGTTGGGGTCATGTTGCTGGGCCTGGTTGAAGTCTGTGGGGCAAGCGTTAGCCCAGTGCGGGCTCAAGCAGGGGCGATCGCACCACCACCGGCCTATTGGGATGCCGTTGAAGACGCCAAAACGCCAGAACCCAACGAAGTCTTTAGAGATCTGACCGCCATTACGCGCCAAAACAACGCTCTGACCTGGAATGAGCAGGGCCAAGTTTTAGTCGCGACCTGGGCCGATTGGGTGGGCTATACCCAAAATGTGGGGCATCAACTGATTGTCACTCGCGATGTCTGGGTGACGGCCATCCCCGACCTGCAAAGCTTCTGCAAAGCCTATACGCCAACCGCCGAGGTTCCCTTAGCGGCGCGCCTTGGCCAGGTGCTCGGCTTACCACCTGAACCGGCTGCCCAGGCAGCTAATCGTCGAATGGTTGAGATCTGGGTCGATCCACAGTTTCTCTTTCGCCCTAGCCCCGACCCCGAAATTACTGACCACGAGGCTGAACTGCGCTTTCGCACTGCCAATGAGTTTATCTCGGTGCCAATTAGCTATCAGCACTGGTTTTATGCTCAGTACGATCAGCGCTATCAATATCAGGGGCAGCCGATCGCAATCAATGGCGCAGAACCTCTTAGCGCCTTGCCCTACCCGTGGACTCAGTTGGGCTATACGTATGATTGGGGCGATCGCGCCGACTGGGCTATGCTTGACCCAAATCGCCCAGACAATGTGGGCCTAAGCGAGTTCGTGATTCGTCAGTGGTCGCCGATCGCAGTCCAAGCCGCGCAGCCAATTGACGATTACTGCCGCTAGGGGTACAAAACTCGAGAATCCCAGCTTTTTCAAAGAATCGGGATTCTGTTTATGCTGCGTTACCCAGTAGCCCCTTGACGCGAGTATGTAACCACTCTGGAGTGTTTGCAAATCTTCAAGGTCTGGCTTCTTTTCTGATTTAAGGGGGAACCCTTTGAAGAGAGAAAAGAATTATTGAAACTTTAGGCTCATGTCATTCTTACTATTTTTTCTTTCGATTGGTCTTGCTACTGCCACTGGATTACTCTACAGCCAGCTACAGAAAAGTAAAGATGAGAACAAAATAGCTCAGCAGCGTGTTCAAGAGGCTAGTAAAAGGCTTCAAGCCGCTGATAAAAAATATAGTGGCCTAATTTCAAAGGAAGAAGAGATTAGAAAGCTAGAGTCGCAAACGACTGTACTTCGAGATCGAATAAAGGTACTTCAGCAACAAGCCGATATTCAAGAGCAAGAAATTAGCTGTAAAATTGAAGCCTTAACTGAGAAGCTTTCAGAGCTTGAAGAGAAAGACTTTGTTGAGGATTTTGGCTTCTATGAATCAAAATATGATTTCAAAGAAGCTTTAGAATACAAGCAAAAACTGGACGAAATTCGCTCTAACCAGAAGAGGCTTATAAAAGATAGGCAAGCGGCAATATGTGATACAGAGTGGACTGTTTCTGGCAGTAAGAAAGAAGGCCGCAAGATGGTTGATAGCTTTTTGAAGCTAGTTCTTAGAGCATTCAACGGCGAATGTGATGCTGCCGTTGGCAAGGTCAAATATAACAATATACAGACTATGGAGAATCGTATTCGAAAAGCTTACGAGGCTTTGAATAAGCTCTCGCAAACAACACATTGCGAGATTACACCGAAATATCTGGATTTAAAGATTCAAGAATTACAGCTCACACACGAATATCAGGAAAAGCGATATCAGGAGCAAGAGGAGCAGCGACAGATCCGTGAACAGATGCGCGAGGAGGAAAAAGCTCAGAAAGAATTAGAAAAAGCAAGGTTGGATGCGGAAAAGGAAGAGCGTCAATATCAAGATGCTCTGGAGAAAGCCAAGAAAGAAGCAGAAAATGCTACTGGTAAGCTTCAGCAGAACCTCCTGTCTAAAATTGAGGAGTTAGAAAAGAGAGTTGCTGAGGCGGAAGCCAATAGAGAAAGAGCTGTTTCACAGGCTCAATTAACCAAGACAGGCCATGTCTACGTCATTTCAAACATTGGCTCATTTGGTGAGGATGTGTACAAAATCGGTATGACAAGACGGCTAAATCCAGAAGAACGCATTAGAGAGCTGAGCGCCGCATCCGTACCGTTCCCGTTTGACATTCATGCGATGATTTCGTGCAGCAATGCTCCAGAATTGGAAGGAAGGCTTCATAAGATGTTTGACGACAGACGCGTGAACAGCATCAATTCAAGAAAAGAGTTTTTCAGAGTATCCTTGGAAGAAATAACTAGAGCTGTGAGCCGTATCGATGAAGAGCTTAGCACTTGCACATCCGAAATAAAAATGACTAAAGTAGCTGAGGCATCTGAGTATCGAAAGTCTTTGGCTCAAACAAGGGCCAGACAAAGTGTTAGTAAGTGATTAAGGTGAAATAAAATAAAACTCAACATTGGGTTTCGCTAGCGTTCTACCCAACTTACGGTTCTGCTGAAACAGCTAGGCAGATATTAGATATCTGAAAGAGTACAATTTTGCTATTAGTCAGCAAGGTGTGTCACTACTTTGTGTGATACATCGAAGGCACATCTTGAGAACAAAGCCATGGCTCTCAACGGTACATTAGGTCCAAAAGGTCAACGACCAACCTCGAGACGGCAACTGGCAAAATATATCATCTTACGAAGCACTGTAATAGGGCTGATGTCAGGGGCCATACTGGGGTCTCTTTTTGGCTTTTTTCCACTTCCGCTTCTCTTGATCTTGACAGGAATAGTCGGTGCTGGCTTGGGATTGGGATTGGGGTTGATTAATGGGCTACTATTGAGTGCTACAACGTGCCTGTTTTTTTACCCACTACGGTCAGTTGGGCTCTATCACCTCATAGCCAAAGTGATAGGTGCTTTGATAGCTGGGGGTGGGGCTGCTGTCTTTGGGCCTTGGTATTTTTCATCGCAAGCAATGACGCCTAATTCAGCTGTGACAATTGGCTTTGGCTCTGTAATAGCGTCTATTATTGCTGGTTGGGCTGGCGGGCTGGCGGGGCAAAACATTGCCCAGTGGTATGAACAAAAAAGTCTAGCTGCTCAGCATAAATCAGTAATTAGACAAACTTCGTCTGGTGCAAACTCTTTGCAGAAGCTGAAGCGATATTTGGGCGATATTTTATCGTCACAAAAGGCCGGCTGGATTAGTATTGCTATTTTCTCGTTATTTAGCTTTTTTCTGAGAAACAGGGTTCTGCGGTTTCTAGTCTGCGGCGATCTGGTTACAGATGCATATGCTTGTCTCCCATCTCCTCGCCTTTATACTTCGGTCATAGAAGGCTTTAAATTCGCTCTTCCTATTACCTTCCTAATCACGTTGATAGTGGTACTACTGCAACGACTATATACAAAGCGTATGTAGTCGAATAACACTGGATTAGGCTAACGAGAATGCAACTTAGCATGAGACTCGGCTTGGTTAGGTTCCGCTAACGCTTTGCCAACCTATGGTGTTGCTGTACTGCGATCGCGCCGCCTTTGACCTAAACCGCCTGGACGTAAGCGAGTTTGTGAGCCGCCAGACTGATCGTCCTCAAGGCAGCGCAGCGTGTTGACAATTGCTGTCGCCAAAGGGTCAGGGCTCAAGGCACTAGGAAACTGACAACTTTAGTGATTAAGAACTATTCTCAAGAAGATGGCTTTTTCTCTCTGGCATGGCTAAACAACCCTTCGCAAAATTTCCGACGGCCTGGTCGCGGCGTCAGTTTCTGGGCTGGGGGGCTGGGGGCGTTGGGGCCGTCGCGACAGCGGCAGTGGTGGGGTCAACCTGGGTGGGACGAACGCAGGCCGCGCGCATTCCCCCATTGCCCGAGGGTTACGGGCCGCCGACCGACAATAGCTTTGACCCTATGGCCCTGCTGCGAGACTTTGACTACGGCACTCTCAAGTCAGAAAACGGCCGCCCTGTGCGCGAGTTTGAGGTGACGGCTAACAGCTCACCCCTCCAGCTCAACAGTGCCATTACCTTCATGAGCTGGAACCTCAACGGCAGAGTTCCAGGCCCTACCATGCGGGCCAAAGCCGGGGAACGGGTGCGGATTATCTTTCATAACCAAGACGGGCATTCCCACAGCATGCACTTTCACGGCATTCACCCCGCTGAGATGGACGGCGTTCAGCCAATTCGCCATGGGCAGACGATGGTGTACGAGTTTGAGGCTGGCCCATTTGGCGTACATCCCTACCATTGCCACGTCGCCCCGGTAACGCGCCATATCAGCAAGGGGCTCTATGGCCTGTTTATTGTGGATCCACCCGAGGGCCGTCCACCTGCGGACGAGATGGTGCTGGTGATGGGTGGCTTTGACATTGACAACGATGGGCACAACGAGCTGTATGCCTTTAACGGCATTCCCAACTACTACCGCGATCACCCAATTCCCATCTACCAAAACCAGCGGGTGCGGCTGTATCTGCTCAACATGGTCGAGTTTGACGTGGCGGTGACCTTCCACATCCATGCCAACTTGTTTCAAATTTTTCCGACGGGGCGCACCCTCACCTCAACCGGCGATTCTGACGTGATCACCATGGGCACCGCCGAGCGCCACATTCTGGAGTTTGCCTACCCCTATCCCGGTCAATATATGTTTCATCCCCATCAGGATGCGATCGCAGAGCACGGCTGCATGGGGCTGTTTGATGTCTTGCCGGCCTAGGTTTTAAGTCTTGCTCTTCGCCACCGCCTCGGATCTTATTGACATGCGATCTCAGATAGCCCTAGGCTCATAGAGATAAGACTAAACGCAATTTATTCTCAATTGACACTGATATGGCAAAGCAACTCAAGCCTGTAGAGCTGTTCCTGGCGGTTGGTTTAGCGGCGACGTTAGGAGCCTGTGGCGGGCCAACATCTGAAGGTGGTGAAGCCAGTACCGAACCCTCTCCTACCGCAGATGCGGCCCATGGCGGCGGCGAGGGCGGCGAAGGTGGCGAGGGCGGCGAAGCTGGGGCCACTAGCAATCCTGATGCTGACTATATGACCAGCCTGGCGCTGATGAAAGGCCACTTGATGGTGGCAGAAGAGCTGATCGCCGCCGGTAACTATGAGGAAGCTGAACCTCATATTGGCCATCCAGTTGAAGAACTCTACGGTGGGGTCGAGGCTCAGCTTGCCGAGCGCAATGTGCCGCCCTTTAAAGACCAGCTCAATGAGCTGCTTGATTTGACCAAGTCTGCCCCCGAGAGCGATCAGCTCAAAACCGAGTTCGACGAGTCGACTGCAGCGATTGATGGTGCGATCGAGGCCTTACCCGCTGACCAGCGCCAATCCCCTGACTTTGTGCTGGGAGTCATCACCCAGGTTCTCAAAACCGCTGCTGAAGAATATGAGGCTGCCGTGGTGGATGGCAAAATCGTGGAAGCAGTTGAGTATCAAGACTCGCGCGGATTCGTGGTCTATGCCGACCAGCTGTACCAAACCATTGCCCAGGAGATGGAAGAGACCCGCGCTGAGGACCACACTGCGATCACCAAAAGTTTGCAAGAGTTAAAGACAGTTTGG from Leptolyngbya subtilissima AS-A7 encodes the following:
- a CDS encoding phosphatase PAP2 family protein; protein product: MAEVSPRLYWLFQSLIAFIPYLFLGLFSGAFILTAGAFLARILFVDWLRPVEELCLLTLKAQANPILDSVMTAVTRLAQGEITIPVLIVVGGILVYRDRAIAALVLAIGLGGSWLLNGIFKSFFRRERPDLWSSSKRPMDYSYPSGHAMSAISFYGLLAAALTSLNIPLEITATLALILTLGVGFSRVYLGVHWPTDVLSGWVAGGIWLGVCLLGLVRIGGL
- a CDS encoding diacylglycerol/lipid kinase family protein, with product MKSNWETPEMNTVLIVNPTSGPSENSQLVPDLTNALHSQGIHAEICPTTAEENGQGLAAAAAKSGAKLVVVAGGDGTIEAVARGLVHTQTTLGIIPLGTRNNIAASLNIPTDMAQAVQVLTEGKRSQFDLGKANNHYFMEVVGIGLEASLFPCGDDVKEGIKSNYWAAIKSFFAGFKTFLQFKPHRLALRFDGKRARLSTLQVNVCNSPRYGVEFALAPEAKMNDGKLDLIYINKPSKWDHFRQFFAAMRGKQLPHERLKMHQASTIEVRAYPALDVHADGECIGTTPVVVEVVPKALWIYVPTPELAVTFTEQNSAAEKNSIFDFIQHPQDSEPQDFEPQTPSSEALDF
- a CDS encoding SMP-30/gluconolactonase/LRE family protein encodes the protein MTAATLPKLSAQNVLHARARLGEGPLWDGDKQVLYWVDILNHRVHVFEPSSGDDCHWDVGDMGSAIALMAGERLLVAMGDRITQLDLTSGEVETLHTFEFDAPGTRFNDGKCDPQGRFWIGSMSPDYPGHAALYRYDPDGSVRTMETELTISNGLGWSPDGHTFYLTDSPQRKIFAYRFDGATGEISDRTVAIDLGKEDEFIEPDGLAIDNDGNIWTALWNGSCVACFSPSGESLGRVKLPVQRPTCPTFGGPNRQTLYVTTASVGLSQKEIQQGFYSGDLFAIAAPVPGLPTNPFGA
- a CDS encoding tetratricopeptide repeat protein, whose amino-acid sequence is MGKVSGWILCTALVLAGCQRETAVPWQSAILSTEALDNLALPTFLVDVATAARYRQEGLAFRQQGDMERAIATLKIAAALDPRNPEGQVLLGWTQHLAGFAAPAVSALQTALSYSPEHVPALNALGIVYLVDGQLEAAVETHTRAAELEPRNEIAHYNLSLAYQRLGQVEQAVAEAQTATELEPGNPHPWVALALAHWSAENNAEAIANYRQALAIDSRYTSRDYLDHLEQAGFSQEQIEATEEIRQAAGL
- a CDS encoding glycoside hydrolase family 57 protein, whose translation is MATGYLALVLHAHLPYVRHPESDYVLEEEWLYEAIIETYVPLLTMFEGLKRDGIDFKLTMSMTPPLISMLRDPLLQERFDAHLAMLEELTELEVERHVHNGHLQYLAETYAKEFNHVRNVWESYSGDLVTAFKQYQDSNNLDIITCGATHGYLPLMKMYPEAVWAQIQVAAEHYEDTFGQPPKGIWLPECAYYEGLERMVADAGLRYFLTDGHGILYARPRPRFGSYSPIFTESGVAAFGRDHESSQQVWSSQVGYPGAPEYREFYRDLGWDAEYEYIKPYIMPNGQRKNVGIKYHKITGKGLGLSDKQLYDPYWAKEKAAEHAANFMYNREKQIGHLHGLMQRPPIIVSPYDAELFGHWWYEGPWFLDYLFRKSWFDQSTYEMTHLTDYLQGHPTQQVCRPSQSSWGYKGFHEYWLNETNSWIYPHLHKAAERMIDLAKREPADELEWRALNQAARELLLAQSSDWAFIMRTGTMVPYAVRRTRSHLMRFQKLWDDILREKIDSGWLEKIEIVDNIFPNINYRVYRPL
- a CDS encoding DUF4041 domain-containing protein, producing MSFLLFFLSIGLATATGLLYSQLQKSKDENKIAQQRVQEASKRLQAADKKYSGLISKEEEIRKLESQTTVLRDRIKVLQQQADIQEQEISCKIEALTEKLSELEEKDFVEDFGFYESKYDFKEALEYKQKLDEIRSNQKRLIKDRQAAICDTEWTVSGSKKEGRKMVDSFLKLVLRAFNGECDAAVGKVKYNNIQTMENRIRKAYEALNKLSQTTHCEITPKYLDLKIQELQLTHEYQEKRYQEQEEQRQIREQMREEEKAQKELEKARLDAEKEERQYQDALEKAKKEAENATGKLQQNLLSKIEELEKRVAEAEANRERAVSQAQLTKTGHVYVISNIGSFGEDVYKIGMTRRLNPEERIRELSAASVPFPFDIHAMISCSNAPELEGRLHKMFDDRRVNSINSRKEFFRVSLEEITRAVSRIDEELSTCTSEIKMTKVAEASEYRKSLAQTRARQSVSK
- a CDS encoding multicopper oxidase domain-containing protein, coding for MAKQPFAKFPTAWSRRQFLGWGAGGVGAVATAAVVGSTWVGRTQAARIPPLPEGYGPPTDNSFDPMALLRDFDYGTLKSENGRPVREFEVTANSSPLQLNSAITFMSWNLNGRVPGPTMRAKAGERVRIIFHNQDGHSHSMHFHGIHPAEMDGVQPIRHGQTMVYEFEAGPFGVHPYHCHVAPVTRHISKGLYGLFIVDPPEGRPPADEMVLVMGGFDIDNDGHNELYAFNGIPNYYRDHPIPIYQNQRVRLYLLNMVEFDVAVTFHIHANLFQIFPTGRTLTSTGDSDVITMGTAERHILEFAYPYPGQYMFHPHQDAIAEHGCMGLFDVLPA